A genome region from Camelina sativa cultivar DH55 chromosome 10, Cs, whole genome shotgun sequence includes the following:
- the LOC104716148 gene encoding thaumatin-like protein 1b: MMMNEILLLIILGSLISLSEVESISFKIINRCRNTIWPGLLSGVNSAPLPTTGFRLSRGKSKTVAIPSSWSGRLWARTLCSQDRTSGSFLCLTGDCGSGKVECSGSGAKPPATLAEFTLNGTGGLDFYDVSLVDGYNLPMLILPKKIVVGGCGATGCLVDLNGACPRDLKLVARGKRNGVACRSACEAFGDPRYCCSDAYATPDTCQPSVYSLFFKHACPRAYSYAYDDKTSTYTCATGADYFIIFCPPPYTSEKLLGSRKDGATLPLVNKSMIHLPHPRSS; the protein is encoded by the exons atgatgatgaatgaaatCCTCTTGTTGATCATTCTGGGTTCTCTTATATCTCTTTCAG AAGTTGAGTCGATTTCTTTCAAGATCATAAACCGTTGCCGGAACACGATTTGGCCCGGTTTGCTCTCCGGCGTTAACTCTGCCCCGCTCCCCACTACCGGCTTTCGTCTCTCCCGAGGAAAATCCAAAACCGTCGCTATACCATCTTCATGGTCCGGTCGTCTCTGGGCACGAACCTTGTGTTCCCAAGATCGTACCTCTGGTTCTTTCCTCTGCTTAACCGGCGACTGCGGCTCAGGAAAGGTTGAATGTTCAGGCTCCGGTGCTAAACCACCCGCGACGCTCGCCGAGTTTACTCTCAACGGTACCGGAGGACTAGACTTCTACGACGTCAGCCTCGTCGACGGCTACAACCTCCCCATGCTTATCTTGCCCAAGAAAATCGTGGTGGGAGGCTGCGGAGCCACCGGGTGTCTCGTCGACTTGAACGGCGCGTGTCCCAGAGACCTAAAGCTGGTGGCGCGTGGTAAAAGAAACGGTGTGGCTTGCCGTAGCGCGTGCGAGGCATTCGGCGATCCAAGGTATTGCTGCAGCGACGCGTATGCTACCCCGGACACCTGTCAGCCTTCGGTTTACTCGCTCTTCTTTAAGCACGCGTGCCCGCGAGCCTACAGCTACGCCTACGACGATAAGACCAGCACTTACACTTGCGCCACCGGAGCCGATTACTTCATCATCTTCTGTCCTCCGCCGTATACAAG TGAGAAGCTATTAGGTTCGAGGAAAGATGGGGCAACTCTGCCGCTAGTAAACAAGAGCATGATACATTTGCCGCATCCTCGCAGCAGCTGA
- the LOC104716149 gene encoding cold shock protein 2-like isoform X2, protein MSGDNGGGERRKGSVKWFDTQKGFGFITPDDGSDDLFVHQSSIRSEGFRSLAAEESVEFEVETDNNGRPKAIDVSGPDGAPVQGNSGGGSSGGRGGFGGGRGGGRGSGASYGGGGGGYGGGRGGGRNSGGGSSGGRGGFGGGRGGGRGSGASYGGGGGGYGGGRGGGRGGSDCYKCGEPGHMARDCSEGGGGGYGGGGGYGGGGGYGGGGRGGGGGGGSCYSCGESGHFARDCTSGGR, encoded by the exons ATGAGCGGAGACAACGGCGGTGGTGAGAGGCGCAAAGGCTCCGTCAAGTGGTTCGACACCCAGAAGGGCTTCGGTTTCATCACTCCTGACGACGGCAGCGACGATCTCTTCGTTCATCAGTCCTCCATCAGATCTGAGGGTTTCCGTAGCCTCGCTGCGGAAGAATCTGTCGAGTTCGAGGTCGAAACCGACAACAATGGCCGTCCAAAGGCCATAGATGTCTCTGGTCCCGACGGCGCTCCAGTACAAGGCAACAGCGGTGGTGGTTCTTCTGGCGGTCGTGGCGGTTTCGGTGGCGGACGTGGTGGGGGCCGCGGATCTGGTGCTAGCtacggcggcggtggtggtggttacGGAGGTGGACGAGGCGGTGGCC GCAACAGCGGTGGTGGTTCATCTGGCGGTCGTGGCGGTTTCGGTGGCGGACGTGGTGGAGGCCGCGGATCTGGTGCTAGCtacggcggtggtggtggtggttacgGAGGTGGACGAGGCGGTGGCCGTGGAGGCAGCGACTGCTACAAGTGTGGTGAGCCCGGTCACATGGCGAGAGACTGTTCTGAAGGCGGCGGCGGTGGTTACGGAGGAGGCGGTGGTTACGGTGGTGGCGGAGGCTACGGAGGAGGAGGTCGTGGAGGAGGCGGAGGCGGTGGAAGCTGCTACAGCTGTGGCGAGTCGGGACATTTCGCCAGGGATTGCACCAGCGGTGGACGTTAA
- the LOC104716149 gene encoding cold shock protein 2-like isoform X1, whose amino-acid sequence MSGDNGGGERRKGSVKWFDTQKGFGFITPDDGSDDLFVHQSSIRSEGFRSLAAEESVEFEVETDNNGRPKAIDVSGPDGAPVQGNSGGGSSGGRGGFGGGRGGGRGSGASYGGGGGGYGGGRGGGRGGSDCYKCGEPGHMARDCSEGGGGGYGGGGGYGGGGGYGGGGRGGGGGGGSCYSCGESGHFARDCTSGGR is encoded by the exons ATGAGCGGAGACAACGGCGGTGGTGAGAGGCGCAAAGGCTCCGTCAAGTGGTTCGACACCCAGAAGGGCTTCGGTTTCATCACTCCTGACGACGGCAGCGACGATCTCTTCGTTCATCAGTCCTCCATCAG ATCTGAGGGTTTCCGCAGCCTCGCTGCCGAAGAATCTGTCGAGTTCGAGGTCGAAACCGACAACAATGGCCGTCCCAAGGCCATAGATGTCTCTGGTCCCGACGGCGCTCCCGTCCAAGGCAACAGCGGTGGTGGTTCATCTGGCGGTCGTGGCGGTTTCGGTGGCGGACGTGGTGGAGGCCGCGGATCTGGTGCTAGCtacggcggtggtggtggtggttacgGAGGTGGACGAGGCGGTGGCCGTGGAGGCAGCGACTGCTACAAGTGTGGTGAGCCCGGTCACATGGCGAGAGACTGTTCTGAAGGCGGCGGCGGTGGTTACGGAGGAGGCGGTGGTTACGGTGGTGGCGGAGGCTACGGAGGAGGAGGTCGTGGAGGAGGCGGAGGCGGTGGAAGCTGCTACAGCTGTGGCGAGTCGGGACATTTCGCCAGGGATTGCACCAGCGGTGGACGTTAA
- the LOC104716151 gene encoding PI-PLC X-box domain-containing protein DDB_G0293730-like produces MGTHLSKQLERRKAVYTEKKALTDLEKSCGCEFPGCDYMPSDRKNWMSGVGPEKLHINKIVWPGTHDSATNKIGIRFVSRPFAQCQSLSIYNQLVAGTRVLDIRVQEDRRVCHGILKTYSVDLVLADLKRFLSETESEIVILEIRTEFGHEDPPEFDKHLVEQLGDHLIHQDDHVFAKTVAELLPKRVICVWKPRKSPQPKHGDPLWSAGYLKDNWIDTDLPSTKFESNIKHLSQQQPAASRKHFYRVENTVTPQADNPILCVKPVTKRIHCYAKVFIIECVKRGCADKLQIFSTDFIDKEFVDACVGLTFARAEGKA; encoded by the coding sequence ATGGGGACTCATCTTTCGAAACAGCTCGAGCGCCGGAAAGCCGTCTACACGGAGAAGAAAGCCCTGACAGATCTCGAGAAATCATGCGGCTGCGAGTTTCCGGGGTGTGATTACATGCCGTCCGATCGTAAAAACTGGATGTCCGGCGTTGGGCCTGAAAAGCTTCACATCAACAAGATCGTCTGGCCAGGGACTCACGACTCTGCCACCAACAAAATCGGGATCCGTTTCGTGTCTCGTCCCTTTGCACAGTGCCAGTCTCTCTCTATCTACAACCAGCTCGTGGCCGGTACTCGAGTCCTTGACATCCGTGTTCAAGAAGACCGCCGTGTCTGCCACGGTATCCTCAAGACTTACAGCGTCGACCTTGTCTTGGCCGATCTCAAACGGTTTCTCTCTGAGACAGAGTCTGAGATTGTGATTCTCGAGATCAGAACAGAGTTTGGAcacgaagatccacccgagttCGATAAGCATCTTGTCGAACAGCTCGGAGATCATCTGATTCACCAGGACGATCACGTGTTCGCCAAGACAGTCGCTGAGCTGCTTCCAAAGAGAGTGATCTGCGTCTGGAAACCGAGGAAGTCGCCTCAGCCTAAGCACGGTGATCCCCTGTGGAGTGCCGGTTACCTGAAAGATAACTGGATCGATACGGATCTTCCTTCGACCAAATTCGAGAGCAACATCAAGCATTTGAGCCAGCAGCAACCGGCTGCTTCCCGGAAACACTTCTACCGGGTGGAGAACACTGTGACGCCGCAGGCTGATAACCCGATACTGTGTGTTAAACCGGTGACAAAGCGGATACATTGCTACGCAAAGGTGTTTATCATCGAGTGTGTAAAGAGAGGATGTGCTGACAAACTGCAGATCTTCTCGACGGATTTCATTGATAAAGAGTTTGTTGATGCTTGCGTTGGGCTCACCTTTGCAAGAGCTGAAGGTAAGGCATGA
- the LOC104716152 gene encoding dirigent protein 15-like: MKSGIITIFTLCFSVAVMARKEEELYYSKTQPANLKEEKVTRVGFYLHDILSGKNSSAVRIAHDNLTRDANSPVGFGSLFVMDDPLTLGPEIHSKEIGNGRGMYVSASKEMSKFTIVMYADLTFTTGKFNGSSISIFSRNPVAEEAGEREIAIVGGRGKFRMARGFVKIKTHHIDMKTGDAILRYDATVYHY; the protein is encoded by the coding sequence atgaaaAGCGGAATAATAACAATTTTCACACTTTGCTTTAGTGTAGCTGTTATGGCTCGTAAAGAGGAGGAGTTATATTACAGCAAAACACAGCCGGCTAATCTGAAAGAGGAGAAAGTAACTCGTGTCGGGTTCTACCTGCATGATATTCTTAGTGGCAAAAATTCTAGCGCCGTCAGAATCGCACATGATAATCTCACGAGAGATGCAAATTCACCGGTGGGGTTCGGAAGTCTCTTTGTAATGGATGATCCACTGACCCTTGGACCAGAGATACACTCAAAAGAGATCGGGAATGGTCGTGGGATGTATGTCTCTGCGAGCAAGGAAATGAGCAAATTTACGATCGTGATGTATGCTGATTTAACGTTTACAACAGGAAAATTCAACGGGAGTTCGATTAGTATATTTTCAAGGAATCCGGTAGCAGAAGAAGCTGGGGAAAGAGAGATCGCGATTGTTGGTGGTCGTGGGAAATTCAGAATGGCGAGAGGCTTcgtcaaaataaaaacacatcATATTGATATGAAGACAGGTGATGCTATTCTTCGTTATGATGCTACTGTGTATCATTATTAA
- the LOC104716153 gene encoding eukaryotic translation initiation factor 4B3 has product MAAAVSSVWAKPGAWALEAEEHEAELKQQAPPSNNKSSAGDSSDFPSLAAAATTKTKKKKGQTISLAEFATYGSAKAASAPQTERLTQAELVALPTGPRERSAEELDRSKLGGGFRSYGGSRYGDDSSNSRWGSSRVSEDGERRGGGGFNRDRESSRDSGPSRADEDDNWGATKKPIGGNGFERRERGGGGVGGGFFDSQSKADEVDSWVSTKPSEPRRFVSASGGGDRFEKRGSFESLSRNRDSQYGGAGGSDSDTWGRRREESPGASGVPPPSTGGSRPRLMLQPRTLPVPVVEVVKPEAVKPMSPVTVAVDRPKGANPFGNARPREEVLAEKGQDWKEIDEKLEADKLKDVAAAIDEKSSGKMGFGLGNGRKDDDRTERTWRKSTEQSEERAQEEEAAVEEVKKEETGEKPDVEEAKKEETGEEPAVEEEDKKEEETEDKN; this is encoded by the exons atGGCGGCTGCTGTATCATCTGTTTGGGCAAAGCCTGGTGCTTGGGCTCTAGAGGCCGAGGAACACGAAGCTGAGCTCAAGCAACAAGCCCCTCCCTCCAACAACAAATCCTCTGCCGGAGATTCCTCCGATTTCCCTTCCTTGGCCGCTGCGGCCACCaccaaaacgaagaagaagaagggccAGACCATATCTCTCGCTGAATTCGCTACCTACGGCTCCGCCAAGGCCGCGTCAGCTCCCCAGACGGAGCGCCTCACTCAGGCTGAGCTCGTCGCTCTTCCCACTGGTCCACGCGAGCGTTCCGCTGAGGAGCTTGATAGATCTAAGCTTGGGGGCGGTTTCCGGAGCTACGGCGGGAGCCGTTACGGAGATGACTCTTCCAATTCGAGGTGGGGTTCGTCTAGGGTTTCGGAGGATGGGGAAAGGAGAGGAGGCGGTGGATTCAACAGGGACAGGGAATCTAGCAGGGACTCGGGTCCGTCGCGTGCGGATGAGGATGATAACTGGGGTGCCACCAAGAAACCTATTGGAGGTAACGGAttcgagagaagagagagaggcggCGGCGGCGTCGGAGGAGGATTCTTCGATTCTCAGTCCAAGGCTGATGAAGTCGATAGCTGGGTCTCCACTAAGCCATCGGAGCCCCGTAGATTTGTATCTGCCAGCGGCGGCGGTGATAGATTTGAGAAGAGGGGAAGTTTTGAATCCTTGTCTAGAAACCGGGATTCTCAATACGGCGGTGCTGGTGGTTCGGATTCCGACACCTGggggaggagaagagaagagagccCCGGAGCAAGCGGCGTACCACCACCGAGCACCGGTGGCTCACGGCCGAGATTGATGTTACAGCCCCGCACACTTCCCGTGCCCGTTGTGGAGGTCGTGAAGCCGGAGGCCGTGAAGCCGATGAGTCCGGTCACGGTCGCTGTAGATAGACCTAAAGGTGCCAATCCTTTTGGGAACGCCAGACCCAGGGAGGAAGTTCTGGCTGAGAAAGGCCAGGATTGGAAAGAGATTGACGAGAAGCTCGAGGCTGACAAGCTTAAGGACGTTGCTGCAGCCATTGATGAGAAATCTTCAGGGAAGATGGGCTTTGGTCTTGGCAACGGCCGTAAGGACGATGATCGTACTGAAAGAACTTGGAGGAAAAG CACGGAGCAATCTGAGGAGAGAGCTCAAGAGGAGGAAGCAGCTGTAGAAGAGGTTAAAAAGGAAGAGACTGGGGAGAAACCAGATGTAGAAGAGGCTAAGAAGGAAGAGACTGGGGAGGAACCAGCTGTAGAAGAGGAGgataagaaggaagaagagactGAGGACAAAAACTGA
- the LOC104716154 gene encoding probable magnesium transporter NIPA7 isoform X1 — MVSDNEMGLVLAVSSSVFIGSSFILKKKGLKRAAANGTRAGFGGYTYLFEPLWWVGLVTMTFGEIANFVAYVYAPAVLVTPLGALSIIISAVLAHFLLDEKLRKMGVWGCVCCIVGSVMIVIHAPQEQTPNSVDEIWKLAMQPGLPLSLHTYTYIYGVFMLLLILFPSLFLFMRTAFLLYVAISMSIVLALILYCEPLCGQTNVLVYIGICSLMGSLTVMSIKAVGIAIKLTLEGINQIWYLETWFFVMVATICVVMQMIYLNKALDTFNAAIVSPIYYVMFTTLTIVASAIMFKDWNGQNTESIASGVCGFITVLTGTVILHATREEEQASSSGRMRWQDSGKSFDEEHLTSLYSPEY, encoded by the exons atggtgtcgGATAATGAGATGGGTTTGGTATTAGCTGTGTCTTCTAGTGTTTTCATAGGTTCCAGCTTCATTTTGAAGAAGAAAGGTCTCAAGCGTGCTGCTGCTAATGGCACCCGTGCTG GGTTTGGTGGTTATACATATTTGTTTGAGCCCCTTTGGTGGGTAGGCTTGGTCACTA TGACTTTTGGAGAAATTGCAAACTTTGTTGCTTACGTCTATGCTCCGGCTGTACTTGTCACTCCTCTTGGTGCCTTAAGTATTATCATCAg CGCTGTTTTGGCACATTTCCTGTTAGACGAAAAACTTAGGAAAATGGGAGTTTGGGGATGTGTTTGTTGCATCGTTGGCTCCGTTATGATCGTCATTCACGCACCTCAGGAGCAGACTCCCAATTCTGTTGACGAAATCTGGAAACTAGCTATGCAACCAggtctccctctctctcttcacaCTTACACATACATATATGGTGTGTTTATGTTACTACTGATCTtatttccttctctctttttgtttatgaGGACAGCTTTTCTACTTTACGTAGCTATATCAATGTCGATTGTCCTGGCTTTGATTCTGTATTGCGAACCTCTCTGCGGCCAGACCAACGTTCTTGTTTATATCGGAATCTGCTCATTGATGGGTTCTCTCACC GTTATGAGCATAAAGGCTGTGGGGATTGCGATAAAGTTAACATTGGAGGGGATAAATCAGATTTGGTATCTAGAGACATGGTTTTTTGTTATGGTTGCAACAATATGTGTGGTAATGCAAATGATTTACCTCAACAAG GCGCTGGACACATTCAACGCAGCAATCGTTTCTCCTATCTACTATGTGATGTTCACAACCCTCACAATTGTTGCGAGTGCGATTATGTTCAAG GACTGGAATGGGCAAAACACAGAGAGCATAGCCTCAGGAGTATGTGGGTTCATAACAGTGCTTACAGGAACAGTTATACTCCATGCGACGAGAGAAGAGgaacaagcttcttcttcaggaaGAATGAGATGGCAGGATTCAGGGAAGAGCTTTGATGAAGAGCATCTTACAAGTTTGTACAGCCCTGAATATTAG
- the LOC104716154 gene encoding probable magnesium transporter NIPA7 isoform X2, producing MVSDNEMGLVLAVSSSVFIGSSFILKKKGLKRAAANGTRAGFGGYTYLFEPLWWVGLVTMTFGEIANFVAYVYAPAVLVTPLGALSIIISAVLAHFLLDEKLRKMGVWGCVCCIVGSVMIVIHAPQEQTPNSVDEIWKLAMQPAFLLYVAISMSIVLALILYCEPLCGQTNVLVYIGICSLMGSLTVMSIKAVGIAIKLTLEGINQIWYLETWFFVMVATICVVMQMIYLNKALDTFNAAIVSPIYYVMFTTLTIVASAIMFKDWNGQNTESIASGVCGFITVLTGTVILHATREEEQASSSGRMRWQDSGKSFDEEHLTSLYSPEY from the exons atggtgtcgGATAATGAGATGGGTTTGGTATTAGCTGTGTCTTCTAGTGTTTTCATAGGTTCCAGCTTCATTTTGAAGAAGAAAGGTCTCAAGCGTGCTGCTGCTAATGGCACCCGTGCTG GGTTTGGTGGTTATACATATTTGTTTGAGCCCCTTTGGTGGGTAGGCTTGGTCACTA TGACTTTTGGAGAAATTGCAAACTTTGTTGCTTACGTCTATGCTCCGGCTGTACTTGTCACTCCTCTTGGTGCCTTAAGTATTATCATCAg CGCTGTTTTGGCACATTTCCTGTTAGACGAAAAACTTAGGAAAATGGGAGTTTGGGGATGTGTTTGTTGCATCGTTGGCTCCGTTATGATCGTCATTCACGCACCTCAGGAGCAGACTCCCAATTCTGTTGACGAAATCTGGAAACTAGCTATGCAACCAg CTTTTCTACTTTACGTAGCTATATCAATGTCGATTGTCCTGGCTTTGATTCTGTATTGCGAACCTCTCTGCGGCCAGACCAACGTTCTTGTTTATATCGGAATCTGCTCATTGATGGGTTCTCTCACC GTTATGAGCATAAAGGCTGTGGGGATTGCGATAAAGTTAACATTGGAGGGGATAAATCAGATTTGGTATCTAGAGACATGGTTTTTTGTTATGGTTGCAACAATATGTGTGGTAATGCAAATGATTTACCTCAACAAG GCGCTGGACACATTCAACGCAGCAATCGTTTCTCCTATCTACTATGTGATGTTCACAACCCTCACAATTGTTGCGAGTGCGATTATGTTCAAG GACTGGAATGGGCAAAACACAGAGAGCATAGCCTCAGGAGTATGTGGGTTCATAACAGTGCTTACAGGAACAGTTATACTCCATGCGACGAGAGAAGAGgaacaagcttcttcttcaggaaGAATGAGATGGCAGGATTCAGGGAAGAGCTTTGATGAAGAGCATCTTACAAGTTTGTACAGCCCTGAATATTAG
- the LOC104716154 gene encoding probable magnesium transporter NIPA7 isoform X4, with protein MTFGEIANFVAYVYAPAVLVTPLGALSIIISAVLAHFLLDEKLRKMGVWGCVCCIVGSVMIVIHAPQEQTPNSVDEIWKLAMQPAFLLYVAISMSIVLALILYCEPLCGQTNVLVYIGICSLMGSLTVMSIKAVGIAIKLTLEGINQIWYLETWFFVMVATICVVMQMIYLNKALDTFNAAIVSPIYYVMFTTLTIVASAIMFKDWNGQNTESIASGVCGFITVLTGTVILHATREEEQASSSGRMRWQDSGKSFDEEHLTSLYSPEY; from the exons A TGACTTTTGGAGAAATTGCAAACTTTGTTGCTTACGTCTATGCTCCGGCTGTACTTGTCACTCCTCTTGGTGCCTTAAGTATTATCATCAg CGCTGTTTTGGCACATTTCCTGTTAGACGAAAAACTTAGGAAAATGGGAGTTTGGGGATGTGTTTGTTGCATCGTTGGCTCCGTTATGATCGTCATTCACGCACCTCAGGAGCAGACTCCCAATTCTGTTGACGAAATCTGGAAACTAGCTATGCAACCAg CTTTTCTACTTTACGTAGCTATATCAATGTCGATTGTCCTGGCTTTGATTCTGTATTGCGAACCTCTCTGCGGCCAGACCAACGTTCTTGTTTATATCGGAATCTGCTCATTGATGGGTTCTCTCACC GTTATGAGCATAAAGGCTGTGGGGATTGCGATAAAGTTAACATTGGAGGGGATAAATCAGATTTGGTATCTAGAGACATGGTTTTTTGTTATGGTTGCAACAATATGTGTGGTAATGCAAATGATTTACCTCAACAAG GCGCTGGACACATTCAACGCAGCAATCGTTTCTCCTATCTACTATGTGATGTTCACAACCCTCACAATTGTTGCGAGTGCGATTATGTTCAAG GACTGGAATGGGCAAAACACAGAGAGCATAGCCTCAGGAGTATGTGGGTTCATAACAGTGCTTACAGGAACAGTTATACTCCATGCGACGAGAGAAGAGgaacaagcttcttcttcaggaaGAATGAGATGGCAGGATTCAGGGAAGAGCTTTGATGAAGAGCATCTTACAAGTTTGTACAGCCCTGAATATTAG
- the LOC104716154 gene encoding probable magnesium transporter NIPA7 isoform X3: MTFGEIANFVAYVYAPAVLVTPLGALSIIISAVLAHFLLDEKLRKMGVWGCVCCIVGSVMIVIHAPQEQTPNSVDEIWKLAMQPGLPLSLHTYTYIYGVFMLLLILFPSLFLFMRTAFLLYVAISMSIVLALILYCEPLCGQTNVLVYIGICSLMGSLTVMSIKAVGIAIKLTLEGINQIWYLETWFFVMVATICVVMQMIYLNKALDTFNAAIVSPIYYVMFTTLTIVASAIMFKDWNGQNTESIASGVCGFITVLTGTVILHATREEEQASSSGRMRWQDSGKSFDEEHLTSLYSPEY; this comes from the exons A TGACTTTTGGAGAAATTGCAAACTTTGTTGCTTACGTCTATGCTCCGGCTGTACTTGTCACTCCTCTTGGTGCCTTAAGTATTATCATCAg CGCTGTTTTGGCACATTTCCTGTTAGACGAAAAACTTAGGAAAATGGGAGTTTGGGGATGTGTTTGTTGCATCGTTGGCTCCGTTATGATCGTCATTCACGCACCTCAGGAGCAGACTCCCAATTCTGTTGACGAAATCTGGAAACTAGCTATGCAACCAggtctccctctctctcttcacaCTTACACATACATATATGGTGTGTTTATGTTACTACTGATCTtatttccttctctctttttgtttatgaGGACAGCTTTTCTACTTTACGTAGCTATATCAATGTCGATTGTCCTGGCTTTGATTCTGTATTGCGAACCTCTCTGCGGCCAGACCAACGTTCTTGTTTATATCGGAATCTGCTCATTGATGGGTTCTCTCACC GTTATGAGCATAAAGGCTGTGGGGATTGCGATAAAGTTAACATTGGAGGGGATAAATCAGATTTGGTATCTAGAGACATGGTTTTTTGTTATGGTTGCAACAATATGTGTGGTAATGCAAATGATTTACCTCAACAAG GCGCTGGACACATTCAACGCAGCAATCGTTTCTCCTATCTACTATGTGATGTTCACAACCCTCACAATTGTTGCGAGTGCGATTATGTTCAAG GACTGGAATGGGCAAAACACAGAGAGCATAGCCTCAGGAGTATGTGGGTTCATAACAGTGCTTACAGGAACAGTTATACTCCATGCGACGAGAGAAGAGgaacaagcttcttcttcaggaaGAATGAGATGGCAGGATTCAGGGAAGAGCTTTGATGAAGAGCATCTTACAAGTTTGTACAGCCCTGAATATTAG
- the LOC104716156 gene encoding peptidyl-prolyl cis-trans isomerase CYP18-3 — MAAFPKVYFDMTIDGQPAGRIVMELYTDKTPRTAENFRALCTGEKGVGRAGKPLHFKGSKFHRVIPNFMCQGGDFTAGNGTGGESIYGNKFEDENFERKHTEPGILSMANAGANTNGSQFFICTVKTDWLDGKHVVFGQVVEGLDVVKAIEKVGSSSGKPSKPVVVADCGQLS; from the coding sequence atgGCGGCGTTTCCTAAGGTTTACTTCGACATGACCATCGACGGGCAGCCGGCGGGAAGGATCGTGATGGAGCTGTACACCGATAAGACTCCGAGGACGGCGGAGAATTTCAGAGCTCTGTGCACCGGAGAGAAAGGAGTAGGGCGTGCCGGGAAGCCTCTTCACTTCAAGGGATCTAAGTTTCACCGCGTGATCCCTAATTTCATGTGCCAGGGAGGAGACTTCACCGCCGGGAACGGAACAGGCGGCGAGTCGATCTACGGGAACAAGTTCGAGGACGAGAATTTCGAGAGGAAGCACACGGAACCAGGAATCCTGTCGATGGCGAACGCCGGAGCCAACACCAACGGATCTCAGTTCTTCATCTGCACCGTGAAGACCGATTGGCTCGATGGTAAGCATGTGGTGTTTGGGCAGGTCGTCGAAGGGTTAGACGTCGTCAAGGCCATCGAGAAGGTCGGATCTTCGTCTGGGAAGCCATCGAAGCCGGTGGTTGTCGCCGATTGTGGTCAGCTCTCTTAG